The following coding sequences are from one Capsicum annuum cultivar UCD-10X-F1 chromosome 3, UCD10Xv1.1, whole genome shotgun sequence window:
- the LOC107862200 gene encoding alpha-dioxygenase 2 — MAFSFSLPAFVHPQLRHVVAKMSVLDRIVFYVVHLVDRFDLWHRLPVLLGLAYLGLRRHLHQRYNLLHVGKVNGKKYDTEEFTYRTADGTCNHPVDHLVGSQGTFFGRNMPPSTSSYGLLEPHPVTVATKLFERRKYTDCGCQFNMLACTWVQFMIHDWNDHMEDTEQVELRAPEDVATGCPLKSFKFLKTKKLPTGSPNLEFGHLNSRTPWWDGSVIYGNNKEGMTRVRTFQDGKLSVSGDGLLEHDDKGIPISGDVRNHWAGYSLFQALFVKEHNAICDMLKEHYPEFDDEKLYRHARLITSAVIAKIHTIDWTIELVKTDTLKAGMRVNWYGFLGKKIKDMLGPKFGPVLSGLVGLKRPRDHGTPYSLTEEFVSVYRMHSLLPETIVLRDLKPPTSEDKSLPIQEEIPMREMIGKEGEKNLSKIGMEQMLVSMGHQSCGAASLWNYPSWMRNLVPHDIDGDDRPDLVDMAALDIYRDRERGIPRYNEFRRNLLMVPISKWEDLTDDEEVIDALQEVYGDDTEKLDLQVGLHAEKKIKGFAISETAFNIFLLIASRRLEADRFFTTDFNSRTYTEKGFEWVNKTETLKDVIDRHFPEMTAKYMRCTSAFSLWSSDPDPKHYLPLYLRPAI; from the exons ATGGCATTCTCATTTTCTCTTCCAGCTTTTGTTCATCCCCAACTCCGGCATGTTGTTGCAAAGATGTCTGTGCTTGACAGAATTGTGTTCTAT GTGGTACATCTCGTAGACAGGTTTGATCTATGGCATAGATTACCGGTATTACTGGGGTTGGCTTACCTAGGACTAAGAAGACACTTGCACCAGCGATATAACCTCTTACATGTAGGAAAAGTTAATGGCAAGAAATATGACACGGAAGAGTTTACCTATCGAACTGCTGATGGTACGTGCAATCATCCTGTGGATCATCTAGTGGGCAGTCAAGGAACCTTCTTTGGCCGCAACATGCCACCATCAACTTCAAGTTATGGG CTGCTGGAACCTCACCCTGTAACAGTGGCAACAAAGCTCTTCGAAAGAAGAAAGTACACAGATTGCGGGTGTCAATTCAACATGCTAGCGTGCACGTGGGTACAATTTATGATCCATGATTGGAATGACCATATGGAGGACACTGAACAG GTGGAGCTTAGAGCTCCTGAAGATGTTGCAACAGGATGTCCGTTGAAGTCATTTAAGTTCCTTAAGACCAAAAAACTTCCCACTGGTTCACCTAATCTGGAGTTTGGGCATTTGAATTCAAGGACCCCATGGTG GGACGGGAGTGTAATATATGGCAACAACAAAGAGGGCATGACTAGGGTGAGAACATTTCAAGATGGAAAGCTCAGTGTCTCAGGAGATGGACTTCTTGAACATGATGATAAAGGCATTCCAATATCCGGAGATGTTCGAAACCATTGGGCAGGCTACTCTCTCTTCCAGGCCTTGTTTGTGAAGGAACATAATGCCATATGTGATATGCTGAAA GAACATTACCCTGAATTTGATGATGAAAAGCTGTACCGACATGCAAGATTGATAACTTCAGCAGTCATTGCTAAAATCCACACGATTGATTGGACGATTGAACTTGTTAAGACTGATACTCTAAAAGCAGGAATGAGGGTCAACTG GTATGGCTTTTTGGGGAAGAAAATAAAGGATATGTTAGGGCCCAAGTTTGGACCAGTACTGAGTGGATTAGTTGGTCTTAAAAGGCCTAGAGATCACGGTACTCCCTACTCGTTGACTGAAGAGTTTGTTAGCGTCTACCGAATGCACTCACTTTTACCTGAGACAATTGTTCTGAGGGACTTGAAGCCGCCTACTTCAGAAGACAAATCCTTGCCTATTCAAGAAGA GATTCCTATGAGGGAAATGATCGGGAAAGAAGGAGAAAAGAACTTGTCCAAAATCGGTATGGAGCAGATGCTGGTCTCGATGGGTCATCAGTCATGCGGAGCTGCTTCGTTGTGGAATTATCCATCATGGATGAGGAACCTCGTTCCTCATGATATCGATGGAGATGATAGACCCGATTTAGTTGACATGGCCGCCTTGGACA TTTATAGAGACAGAGAGAGAGGAATACCGCGGTACAATGAGTTCAGAAGGAATTTGCTGATGGTACCAATTAGCAAGTGGGAAGATTTAACTGATGATGAAGAAGTAATTGACGCTCTCCAAGAAGTATATGGTGATGATACTGAGAAGCTAGATCTCCAAGTTGGTTTACACGCGGAGAAGAAAATTAAAGGCTTTGCCATTAGTGAAACTGCCTTCAACATATTCCTGCTCATTGCTTCAAG GAGGCTAGAAGCTGATCGATTCTTCACAACTGATTTCAATTCGCGAACCTACACAGAGAAAGGCTTCGAATGGGTAAACAAGACAGAGACATTAAAGGATGTTATCGATCGACACTTCCCTGAAATGACAGCGAAATACATGAGATGCACAAGTGCTTTCTCACTATGGAGTTCAGATCCAGATCCTAAACACTACTTACCTCTATATCTGAGACCAGCAATCTAA